One Romboutsia sp. 13368 genomic window carries:
- a CDS encoding metal ABC transporter ATP-binding protein: MEYKKNKSNFRECSNDVCCTKIENLSVTKGNHEILKDVNLHIHCGELTALIGPNGAGKSTLLKAMLGENEYTGNLRFTDGNDRLTRKPIIGYVPQKLDFDYSSPVSVLDVFAATQSNKPVYFSYDKKVKDIALRSLRKVQGEDLLNKKLGVLSGGQLQRVLLALALEPIPDILLLDEPVSGIDQNGLKLFYNILSNLRENYDLSIILVSHDLNLVYEYADRVAFLNNKTIECVGKPEVVFANENVKDTFGLEIKHKIDKIGRGGSK, from the coding sequence ATGGAATATAAAAAAAATAAAAGTAATTTTAGAGAATGTAGTAATGATGTTTGTTGCACTAAAATAGAAAATTTAAGTGTAACAAAAGGTAATCATGAAATATTAAAGGACGTTAATTTACACATACACTGTGGAGAGCTTACAGCTCTTATAGGTCCTAATGGAGCAGGTAAAAGTACATTATTAAAAGCTATGCTTGGAGAAAATGAATACACTGGTAATTTACGTTTTACTGATGGAAATGATAGATTAACAAGAAAGCCTATAATAGGTTATGTACCTCAAAAACTTGATTTTGATTATAGTTCACCAGTAAGTGTACTAGATGTTTTTGCTGCTACTCAAAGCAATAAACCAGTATACTTCTCATATGATAAAAAAGTTAAAGACATTGCACTTAGAAGTCTTCGTAAAGTTCAAGGTGAAGACCTTTTAAATAAAAAGTTAGGTGTATTATCTGGAGGTCAATTGCAAAGAGTACTTTTAGCTCTTGCTCTTGAGCCAATACCTGACATTTTACTTTTAGATGAGCCAGTATCTGGCATAGATCAAAATGGACTAAAGTTATTTTATAATATACTATCTAATCTTAGAGAAAATTATGATTTATCTATAATTTTAGTTTCACATGATTTAAATTTAGTATATGAATATGCAGATAGAGTTGCATTTTTAAATAATAAGACAATAGAGTGTGTAGGTAAGCCAGAAGTAGTTTTTGCAAATGAAAATGTAAAGGATACTTTTGGTTTAGAAATAAAGCACAAGATAGACAAAATAGGAAGAGGGGGCAGTAAATAA
- a CDS encoding NADH peroxidase, which yields MKKFVCTVCGYIHEGETAPEVCPVCKVGADKFEEMKGEMVWADEHRIGVAAGVDEEILEGLRANFVGECTEVGMYLAMSRQADREGYPEVAEAYKRIAFEEAEHAAKFAELLGEVVVADTKANLEARVEAEYGATEGKLKIAKKAKELGLDAIHDTVHEMCKDEARHGKAFLGLLERHFGKQN from the coding sequence ATGAAAAAGTTTGTTTGTACAGTATGTGGATATATACATGAAGGAGAAACTGCGCCAGAAGTTTGTCCAGTATGTAAGGTTGGAGCTGATAAGTTCGAAGAAATGAAGGGTGAAATGGTTTGGGCTGATGAGCACAGAATAGGTGTAGCAGCTGGAGTAGATGAAGAAATATTAGAAGGATTAAGAGCTAACTTTGTTGGTGAATGTACAGAAGTAGGAATGTACTTAGCTATGAGCCGTCAAGCTGATAGAGAAGGATACCCAGAAGTAGCAGAAGCTTATAAGAGAATAGCATTTGAAGAAGCAGAACATGCAGCTAAATTTGCTGAATTATTAGGAGAAGTTGTAGTTGCAGATACTAAAGCTAACTTAGAAGCTAGAGTTGAAGCTGAATACGGAGCAACTGAAGGAAAATTAAAAATAGCTAAAAAAGCTAAAGAATTAGGATTAGATGCAATACATGATACAGTTCATGAAATGTGTAAAGATGAAGCTAGACATGGAAAAGCATTCTTAGGATTATTAGAAAGACATTTTGGAAAGCAAAACTAA
- a CDS encoding zinc dependent phospholipase C family protein yields the protein MFINTHKLIAKSIIDNIDENKIFFIDENHFIYGNIKPDLPSKYFIQKHYMKESYDMIMHKVDFLCNLNLNCLSKYFSVGSLSQELGVICHFLCDFLCVPHSNRWEFKHSLKKHISYETELNSIAKETNLKQFKGENINYNCFEDFFKNIYNEYQKILDHKNDLFFSTYVCNSVINYILDSILKNSNKLYSIVNTVI from the coding sequence ATGTTTATAAATACACATAAATTGATAGCTAAATCAATAATTGATAATATAGATGAAAATAAAATTTTTTTTATTGACGAAAACCATTTTATATATGGGAATATAAAGCCAGACTTGCCTTCTAAGTATTTTATCCAAAAACACTATATGAAAGAATCATATGATATGATAATGCATAAAGTGGATTTTCTATGTAATCTTAATTTAAATTGCTTATCTAAGTATTTTTCAGTGGGAAGTTTAAGCCAAGAATTAGGTGTAATATGTCACTTTTTATGTGACTTTTTATGTGTTCCTCATAGCAACAGATGGGAATTTAAACATAGTCTGAAAAAACATATATCCTATGAAACTGAGTTAAATTCTATTGCAAAAGAAACTAACCTAAAACAGTTTAAAGGAGAAAATATAAATTATAATTGTTTTGAAGATTTTTTTAAGAATATATATAATGAATATCAAAAAATATTAGATCATAAAAACGATTTATTCTTTTCAACTTATGTATGCAATAGTGTCATAAACTATATACTAGATTCTATATTAAAAAATAGTAATAAATTATATAGTATAGTTAATACAGTAATTTAG
- a CDS encoding metal ABC transporter permease, translated as MSVWYDIINFLFPFEWAQYDFMKNALLGVLLVTPMFGILGTMVVNNKMSFFSDALGHSALTGIAVGVMLGIDNTLISMIGFSILLTIAIINVKNAKTASVDTIIGVFSSSAVALGIVILSYNGGFNKYSAYLIGDLLSISSGDILMLIISFIVVSLIWFTCFNKFLLVSINHTFARSRGVNVKFYDYVFTILVAVIVTISIRWVGILVISSMMILPAASARNIASNIRQYHIYSILIAVISGISGLFISYHFGCATGATIVLISSLFFAITYFISIRKSVG; from the coding sequence ATGTCTGTTTGGTATGATATAATCAATTTCTTATTTCCATTTGAATGGGCTCAGTATGATTTTATGAAAAATGCTTTATTAGGTGTACTTCTTGTAACTCCTATGTTCGGTATATTAGGGACTATGGTTGTAAATAATAAAATGTCATTTTTCTCAGATGCCTTAGGACATTCAGCGTTAACTGGAATAGCAGTTGGTGTTATGCTAGGAATTGATAATACACTAATATCTATGATAGGTTTTTCAATATTATTAACAATAGCTATTATAAATGTTAAAAATGCGAAAACAGCTTCTGTAGATACAATAATTGGTGTATTTTCATCATCGGCAGTAGCCCTTGGAATAGTTATTCTATCTTATAACGGTGGATTTAATAAATATTCTGCATATCTTATAGGTGACTTACTTAGTATAAGTTCAGGAGATATTTTAATGTTAATAATATCTTTTATAGTAGTTTCATTAATTTGGTTTACATGTTTTAATAAATTTTTATTAGTAAGTATAAATCATACATTTGCACGAAGTAGAGGTGTTAATGTTAAATTTTATGACTATGTATTTACAATATTAGTTGCAGTTATAGTAACAATTTCTATAAGATGGGTTGGTATATTAGTAATAAGTTCGATGATGATATTACCAGCTGCATCTGCTAGAAATATAGCAAGTAATATAAGACAGTATCATATATATTCTATATTAATTGCAGTGATATCAGGTATATCAGGACTGTTTATATCATATCATTTTGGTTGTGCAACAGGAGCTACAATAGTACTTATATCATCATTATTTTTTGCAATTACATATTTCATAAGTATAAGAAAATCTGTAGGATAA
- a CDS encoding metal ABC transporter substrate-binding protein, whose product MKQKLKQILVVLTLVVFTITGCSSNKGSDISTKENDNKVKIVTSFYPMYLLTSEIVKDADNIELINMVDSSTGCLHDYSLTTDNMKLLEDCDIFVVNGAGMESFLDKVIQQKPDLKIVDASEGIELIETNYEDDEHSHDHDHDHDEEYNPHVWLSVKNAIKQVQNIESKLIEYNPENKDIYSNNTKEYVSQLNELDTKIHTELDKIENKNIVTFHEAFPYFAKEYNLNIVAVVQREAGSEPSAKELQETIEKIKKLDVKAICVEPQYSTKSAETISKETNVKVCTLDPIVTEESKNSSYIDIMNKNLETLKEALQ is encoded by the coding sequence ATGAAACAGAAACTAAAACAAATATTAGTAGTACTTACTTTAGTAGTATTTACTATAACAGGATGCTCATCTAATAAAGGTAGTGACATATCAACGAAAGAGAATGACAACAAGGTAAAAATAGTAACATCATTTTATCCTATGTATCTTCTTACATCTGAAATCGTTAAAGATGCAGATAATATAGAATTAATAAACATGGTTGATTCAAGTACAGGATGTTTACATGACTATTCATTAACTACTGATAATATGAAACTATTAGAAGATTGTGATATATTTGTAGTCAATGGTGCGGGTATGGAGTCATTTTTAGATAAGGTAATACAACAAAAACCTGATTTAAAGATTGTTGATGCAAGTGAAGGTATAGAGTTGATAGAAACTAATTATGAAGATGATGAACATAGCCATGACCACGATCATGACCATGATGAAGAGTATAATCCACATGTTTGGCTAAGTGTAAAGAATGCTATAAAACAAGTTCAAAATATTGAGTCTAAACTTATAGAATATAATCCAGAAAATAAAGATATATACTCTAACAATACAAAAGAATACGTATCACAGTTAAATGAACTAGATACTAAAATTCATACTGAATTAGATAAAATAGAAAATAAAAATATAGTAACATTCCATGAAGCATTCCCATACTTTGCAAAAGAATATAATCTTAATATAGTAGCTGTAGTACAAAGGGAAGCAGGATCTGAGCCTAGTGCGAAAGAGTTACAAGAAACTATAGAAAAAATTAAAAAACTAGATGTTAAAGCAATATGTGTAGAACCACAATATTCAACTAAATCAGCTGAAACTATATCTAAAGAAACTAATGTTAAAGTATGTACATTAGATCCTATAGTTACAGAAGAAAGTAAAAATTCTTCATATATAGATATTATGAATAAAAATTTAGAAACTTTAAAAGAGGCGTTACAGTAA